One Primulina eburnea isolate SZY01 chromosome 4, ASM2296580v1, whole genome shotgun sequence genomic window, AAATAACACATTTCCTGGCATCAGACCTTTAACTATTAAAATGCTATTTCAAGAAAAGCTCCGTATCCTAAAACGATTCTTTTCATGATTTGCCTTCTTCATCCAGATGCATTATAAATAAGTCGCTTTTATTTGGTTAAATTTCTATCCACTGGAGCTCGCGGTATTCACATTGCTTAATTGTTTCACAACAAAAAAACAACAGAACAGTGCTATCAAAATAAGATCAACCAATTTCGGAAAATAAATGTTAAAATAGAAAAATTACGAGCAAAGATATCACAAATTCGGAAATCAAGTACCTCTAGTGGCATTGGCCATTTCCCGTTTACTCTCTCGGAGCGCctctgaaatcaaatcaaaatccaCAAACAAATCATAAACAAAATCCAAATTCAATTACTCCACGAGTCAACGCATCGACGATTAACCATGACCTGATATGGTttaaagaattaaaatatattcaaGTCAACAACCATTTTCTGCACTACGTGATATAGACACGAAAATCAAAATGCACAATTAGGGAAAAAATCAGAACAGAAACCTTTGGCCGTGGGCTTTTTGGAGAAGATGTTCATGTTTCGATTGCCACAGAGGTTGTAGGGTTTGAACAAATTCTATATAGACGCGCTACAATTGTATATGTAGATGTATATATTGGCGCTGAAAAATGGGAAGttattagtttttttaaaaaaaattagaaactcttgttgttttcttttcaaattaaataatcCAATTTCTATGAAAATACTCTTATTTCCATGATACCATGAAAATATAATACTACGTCTTTTGTAAGATGTTctgacgaatctttatctatgagatcggtcaaccctaccgatattcataataaaaaatattattcttatcataaaaagtaatattttttcatggatgacccaaataagatatatgtctcacaaaatacgatctctAATACAGTtccacacaagtttttgtcaaagtataatattaattttcaaatatagaATTGTTGCAatagaaatataattttaaacagATATTCAGTGTACATGATTCTGTTAAACTTATCCATCATATATCATTATTCGTGAAATACTCGTGGATATCAGATTTTTTCATTACCATATCAGTTGAAGTTTTGCATTAATATCTCTATTAAAGAAATTATTTTCTCTTATGCTAGTAGTACTAATATAAAATCTAGTTATCTTTGAAAACTATATATATCTAACTAAGGTTTATATCAATTTCATATTTACACTAATTGACTTTAAAAATTATACACGTATTTTTATATATGTTGAGGAGTTGTATGGTCGATAAAaagggatgtaatcgagtcgagccgagccgagccgaactcttgaatgtttgaacttggttcgtttataatcgagccgagctcgaactttatttaacgaatatatgcatggctcacgagcttattcaagcctttatcgagctaaacaaacttaataaatatgaattatacatttaaatttcattaaattaattaaaaaataaattatatatttaaaaaaatatattatttttattaaaatttgtaaatttattgtaataaataaatttaatatatttttctatatatttcttaaataatatgcaaaatcaataaatcaaatatcaaatatattattttttcatttaaaagattactcatgaacttaccaacgaacatgttcacgaactaacgagccgaatactgtaaagcttaagtttgatttgtttatcttaacgaacTTCATTAAACGaacttttatcgaatcgagcttcgaatagctcacaaacggtttggttcgtttacatccctaaaaACCTATAGATGATAACGGGACAtgagatattattattattattattacgaGTGTGTGTACATATATACATACCGTatgcatatataatataatataatatatatatatagtgtatACAGTGTACATATATgtacaaaatatatatacaaagtatacatatatatacatatacacatGGGACGAATACAGAAAATACATTATCTTTTAATATTAGTAATCTTCTATCGCGGTGGGTAATTTGGTCGTGTTTTTTAGGGGGTAAATAATTCATTTTATGATTCTAGTAAATTCAATAATCGTCATTGTTAGATTTTATAAACCACGAATATAAGATCTTGTATTACATCAACTTAAATAGTGAATACCGTAGGACAATCAATTTGAGTTAACACATACTTcgctttaaaatattatattactcttgtaaaaaaaaaatcactatCTACTCTCATTTCTTGCACTGCATCAAATTGAATACCGGAGGAACAGAATTTAACGGCATACATAAAACTGAAAGTAAAACGTGATTTAACAAGAACAGCTCAAAGGGAACATAACTTTCCAAAATCGTTCCAACAATCATAAAAACTAGAACTTACGCCGCGATCTCTTTCTTAAGATTTGCAAGCTCTTGCCTCACAACTCCTGCTCTCTGTAGTTTCACAGTAACAACAGACGGTTAAGACGCCTATGCCAGAAAGATCACCTTTCTGCTAAATATACTTTCCATTGGAAAATTTTCGGTTTAATGTGTAAGTGGTGAGTACCCTTTTCGGATAATTTCGGTTTAACTTTTGGGAGGTAAGTGTTATTCAATTCAGATTCCTTGTTTTAGTTATTTCCCTAGATAAAGCATACGTGAATGATACTAGGAAAAAGCTATGGTATCACAAAGATTGTGTGTACCTTGATTTTGGCCAACATTAATTTGAATCTATCAAAATCATTTAAGGTCGCCCTTCTCTTTTGCACGATCAACTTCCTCCCCCATGAACTCTTTTCCCACTTGCCCTTGACATCTGCAAGATACGACACCACActtcaaattaaaataaatgaaatcAAGTAATGCAAGTGCTATATTCGCTTCTGTTTTCTGGAAATGTTTGACTATGGTAAAATATCCACAGTCTATGTTTCTTTCACAAAAATGCATTTTCATCATATCACATACACCACTCATGAAACAATTTTAAGATAGAAATGTCTAACAACATCAAACAGACCAATATATACTAGCTATACAACATCAAGTAATACACACCAGCAGCTTCCATAGCAGCAATAAGTGTCTTCTTCTTTGGCACCCTTTTGATATCAATCTTGATGTCAGTAAGCGAAAGCCTCTTGAAGTTCATTTGACTTCGTACCATGTCGGGCGAATCCACTAGAGCCTGTCATTTGGATAAACTCATCCGggtcaaaaattaaaattgatcAATATTACACGATATTATCGAACAAATAGGAATCAATGAATCATCCTACTAAATCGAAATCCAACCCCTCCCGACCATAGTTGTCAAGGGCGCAAGGCGCACCAAGGCGCACAAGGGCTCTGGAGCCTGAGGCGCAAGGCGCAAGGCGAGGCGCGCGCCTTACCGAAGCAAGGCGCccgtttttaattatttaaaaaaatatatttatcttagaataatatattaaaatatgaaataattaagtcacaatgtcacacaaaacaataaataattaataagctCATAATAATAAGTAACAAGATTAAAAT contains:
- the LOC140830455 gene encoding large ribosomal subunit protein eL14z-like, which produces MPFKRYVEIGRVALVNYGKDYGKLVVIVDVIDQNRALVDSPDMVRSQMNFKRLSLTDIKIDIKRVPKKKTLIAAMEAADVKGKWEKSSWGRKLIVQKRRATLNDFDRFKLMLAKIKRAGVVRQELANLKKEIAA